Proteins encoded in a region of the Acomys russatus chromosome 14, mAcoRus1.1, whole genome shotgun sequence genome:
- the Tmem218 gene encoding transmembrane protein 218 isoform X1, with the protein MAGMVLGVGAGVFLLALIWVSVLLLCVLLSRASGVARFSIVFVVLGALIITIVLLLFPRASEFPDPEVEVKRCLSWKPLPAPHSSPAGADLCQATAVLLSTVTETWDMLVSWRSTKALSGALTNLHVFRPEESNRLSLRQTS; encoded by the exons ATGGCTGGCATGGTGCTGGGAGTGGGTGCTGGCGTGTTCCTCCTCGCTCTGATCTGGGTGTCGGTGCtactgctgtgtgtgctgttatCCAGAGCCTCTGGGGTAGCTAG gttcTCCATCGTCTTTGTCGTCCTCGGTGCTCTGATCATCACTATAGTTCTATTGCTTTTCCCTCGAGCCAGTGAATTCCCAGACCCAGAGGTCGAAGTGAAG CGCTGTCTTTCTTGGaagcctcttcctgctcctcactCATCACCTGCTGGAGCCGATCTATGCCAAGCCACTGCGGTCCTGCTGAGCACGGTAACGGAAACATGGGACATGCTGGTGTCGTGGAGGAGCACAAAGGCACTTTCTGGAGCCTTGACAAACCTTCATGTCTTCAGACCAGAGGAGAGTAACCGTCTGTCACTAAGACAAACGTCTTGA
- the Tmem218 gene encoding transmembrane protein 218 isoform X2 encodes MAGMVLGVGAGVFLLALIWVSVLLLCVLLSRASGVARFSIVFVVLGALIITIVLLLFPRASEFPDPEVEVKIVDAFFIGRYVLLAFLSAVFLGSLFLLLTHHLLEPIYAKPLRSC; translated from the exons ATGGCTGGCATGGTGCTGGGAGTGGGTGCTGGCGTGTTCCTCCTCGCTCTGATCTGGGTGTCGGTGCtactgctgtgtgtgctgttatCCAGAGCCTCTGGGGTAGCTAG gttcTCCATCGTCTTTGTCGTCCTCGGTGCTCTGATCATCACTATAGTTCTATTGCTTTTCCCTCGAGCCAGTGAATTCCCAGACCCAGAGGTCGAAGTGAAG ATCGTGGATGCCTTTTTCATTGGCCGCTATGTCCTGCTGGCTTTCCTCAGCGCTGTCTTTCTTGGaagcctcttcctgctcctcactCATCACCTGCTGGAGCCGATCTATGCCAAGCCACTGCGGTCCTGCTGA
- the Slc37a2 gene encoding glucose-6-phosphate exchanger SLC37A2, with protein MRSSLAPGVWFLRAFSRDSWFRGFILLLTFLIYACYHMSRKPISIVKSRLHQNCSDMVRPDNDTHDLNDTTWCSWSPFDKDDYKELLGAVDNAFLVAYAIGMFISGIFGERLPLRYYLSAGMVLSGLFTSLFGLGYFWDIHMLWYFVLIQICNGLVQTTGWPSVVTCVGNWFGKGKRGFIMGIWNSHTSVGNILGSLIAGVWVNEQWGLSFIVPGVITAVMGIITFLFLIEYPEDVDCTPPQHHDDLEKEQDNPEDPVNNPYPSRDSNVDITASSSKEQSHEPEAISFLGALKIPGVIEFSLCLLFAKLVSYTFLYWLPLYIFNVAHFSAKEAGDLSTLFDVGGIIGGIVAGLISDYTNGRATTCCIMLILAAPMMFLYNYIGQNGITSSIVMLIICGVLVNGPYALITTAVSADLGTHESLQGNAKALSTVTAIIDGTGSIGAALGPLLAGLISPTGWNNVFYMLISADILACLLLCRLVYKEILAWKMSRSRSSGSSLALTHPR; from the exons GTTTCGTGGCTTCATCCTGCTGCTCACCTTCCTCATTTATGCCTGTTATCACATGTCCAGAAAGCCCATCAGCATTGTTAAG AGCCGCCTGCACCAGAACTGTTCAGATATGGTCAGACCCGATAATGACACCCACGATCTCAATGATACCACCTGGTGTAGCTGGAGTCCATTTG ACAAAGATGACTACAAGGAGTTACTGGGAGCTGTGGACAATGCTTTCCTAGTGGCTTATGCCATTGGCATGTTTATTAG TGGAATCTTTGGGGAGCGGCTGCCCCTCCGTTACTACCTTTCAGCTGGAATGGTGCTAAGTGGCCTGTTCACTTCCCTCTTTGGCCTCGGGTACTTCTGGGATATCCATATGCTCTGGTACTTTGTGCTCATCCAG ATCTGCAACGGACTTGTTCAGACTACAGGCTGGCCGTCTGTGGTGACCTGTGTTGGCAACTGGTTTGGGAAGGGAAA gCGGGGGTTCATCATGGGCATCTGGAATTCCCACACATCCGTGGGCAACATTCTGGGCTCCCTGATCGCTGGAGTCTGGGTAAACGAGCAGTGGGGCCTGTCCTTCATCGTGCCTGGTGTTATCACCGCTGTCATGGGCATCATCACCTTCCTCTTTCTCATTGAAT ATCCAGAAGATGTGGACTGCACCCCTCCTCAGCACCAT GATGACctggagaaggaacaggacaacCCTGAGGATCCTGTGAATAATCCCTACCCCAGCAGGGACAGTAATGTGGACATTACAGCCAGCTCCTCCAAGGAACAGAGCCATGAGCCTGAAGCCATCAGTTTCCTGGGGGCACTCAAAATCCCG GGTGTGATCgagttctctctgtgtctgctctTTGCCAAGTTGGTCAGCTACACCTTTCTCTACTGGCTGCCCCTGTACATCTTCAATGTAG CTCACTTTAGTGCCAAGGAGGCCGGGGACCTATCCACGCTCTTTGACGTTGGTGGCATCATAG GTGGCATCGTGGCAGGGCTCATCAGCGACTACACCAATGGCAGGGCCACCACCTGCTGCATCATGCTGATCTTGGCTGCTCCCATG atGTTCCTGTACAACTACATTGGCCAGAACGGGATAACCAGCTCCATAG tgaTGTTAATTATCTGTGGAGTCCTCGTTAATGGCCCCTATGCACTCATCACCACAGCGGTCTCTGCTGACCTG GGCACACATGAGAGCCTGCAGGGTAACGCCAAGGCCCTCTCCACTGTCACAGCCATCATCGACGGCACCGGCTCCATAG GTGCTGCTCTGGGGCCCCTGCTGGCTGGGCTCATTTCCCCCACGGGCTGGAACAATGTCTTCTACATGCTCATCTCTGCTGACATCCTGGCTTGCTTG ctcctctgcaggCTGGTATACAAAGAGATCCTGGCCTGGAAGATGTCCCGGAGCAGAAGCAGCGG CTCTAGTCTGGCCCTAACCCACCCGCGATAG